The Thermobispora bispora DSM 43833 genome window below encodes:
- the cydD gene encoding thiol reductant ABC exporter subunit CydD produces the protein MKPLDPRLLRYARTTRTYLALSVLLGTAAAGLIIAQATLLAETITKAFLGGAGLAELRTPMLLLLAVVAGRTLVVWLQEVAAHRSSAAVKSQLRRRLLEHAMRLGPRWLSGERSGELATLATRGIDALDAYFSRYLPQLVLAVTVPAAVGLRILLGDWLSALTIALTLPLIPIFAILVGLATEKVTKRQWRTLSVLAGHFLDVVAGLPTLKVFGRAKAQARTIREVTDHYRKATMSTLRIAFLSALVLELLSTISVALVAVSIGLRLVGGEMDLQTALLVLILAPEAYLPLRQVGVHFHASTEGLAAAERVFEVLETPAPPSGTRTDVPDLARATIRLEGVMVAYEGREAPALDRFSLTIHPGETVALTGPSGAGKSTILAVLLGFVRPDAGRVLVDWQDLAEFDLDAWRSHIAWVPQRPYLFTGTVADNIRLGRPDATDEEVRLAARAACAEEFIDALPQGFDTPLGEGGAGLSAGQRQRIALARAFLRDAPLLLLDEPTSNLDLESETAVVEAVRRLAAGRTVVLVAHRPALTALADRVARVEPAGVVTR, from the coding sequence GTGAAACCGCTCGATCCCCGGCTGCTGCGGTACGCGAGGACCACCCGGACGTACCTCGCCCTGTCGGTGCTGCTCGGAACCGCGGCAGCCGGGCTGATCATCGCCCAGGCGACACTGCTCGCCGAAACGATCACCAAGGCGTTCCTCGGCGGGGCCGGGCTCGCCGAGCTGCGCACCCCCATGCTGCTCCTGCTCGCGGTGGTCGCGGGCCGCACCCTCGTGGTGTGGCTGCAGGAGGTCGCCGCGCACCGGTCCTCGGCCGCGGTGAAGTCGCAGCTCCGCCGGCGGCTGCTCGAGCACGCGATGCGGCTCGGCCCGCGCTGGCTGTCGGGGGAGCGCAGCGGCGAGCTCGCCACCCTCGCCACCCGGGGGATCGACGCGCTCGACGCGTACTTCTCCCGGTACCTGCCGCAGCTCGTGCTCGCGGTGACGGTCCCCGCGGCCGTGGGCCTGCGCATCCTGCTCGGCGACTGGCTCTCCGCCCTCACCATCGCCCTCACCCTGCCGCTCATCCCGATCTTCGCGATCCTGGTCGGCCTCGCCACCGAGAAGGTGACCAAGCGGCAGTGGCGGACGCTCTCCGTGCTCGCCGGTCACTTCCTCGACGTGGTCGCCGGGCTGCCCACCCTGAAGGTGTTCGGCCGGGCGAAGGCGCAGGCGCGCACGATCCGCGAGGTCACCGACCACTATCGCAAGGCGACCATGTCCACCCTGCGGATCGCCTTCCTCTCCGCGCTCGTCCTGGAGCTGCTCTCCACGATCTCGGTGGCCCTGGTCGCCGTCTCCATCGGCCTCCGCCTGGTCGGCGGGGAGATGGACCTGCAGACCGCGCTGCTCGTGCTCATCCTCGCCCCGGAGGCGTACCTCCCGCTGCGCCAGGTCGGCGTGCACTTCCACGCGAGCACGGAGGGCCTCGCCGCGGCCGAGCGGGTCTTCGAGGTGCTCGAGACCCCGGCGCCGCCCTCCGGCACCCGCACCGACGTGCCGGATCTCGCCCGGGCGACGATCCGCCTGGAGGGGGTGATGGTGGCGTACGAGGGCCGGGAGGCCCCCGCGCTCGACCGGTTCTCGCTCACCATCCACCCCGGGGAGACCGTCGCGCTCACCGGGCCGAGCGGGGCGGGGAAGTCCACGATCCTCGCCGTGCTCCTCGGGTTCGTCCGGCCCGACGCCGGCCGGGTCCTAGTCGACTGGCAGGACCTCGCCGAGTTCGACCTCGACGCCTGGCGGTCGCACATCGCCTGGGTGCCGCAGCGGCCGTACCTGTTCACCGGGACGGTCGCCGACAACATCCGCCTGGGCCGGCCGGACGCCACCGATGAGGAGGTACGGCTCGCCGCCCGGGCCGCCTGCGCCGAGGAGTTCATCGACGCGCTGCCCCAGGGGTTCGACACGCCCCTCGGCGAGGGCGGGGCCGGCCTGTCCGCGGGGCAGCGGCAGCGGATCGCCCTCGCCCGGGCGTTCCTGCGGGACGCCCCGCTGCTGCTGCTCGACGAACCGACGTCCAACCTCGACCTGGAGAGCGAGACCGCCGTGGTCGAGGCGGTGCGCCGCCTCGCGGCCGGGCGCACCGTGGTGCTCGTCGCACACCGGCCCGCCCTCACCGCGCTCGCCGACCGCGTGGCCCGGGTGGAGCCGGCGGGGGTGGTGACCAGATGA